In the Flavobacteriales bacterium genome, TGGAGGAATGAAGTGAAAGTTCAAACCAAGGACTATTTGCCAACCAAATCACCACTGACAATAATCCTTACGAGTGGAGCTTCTTGCCCAGATGCAACAATAGAACGAGTTTTACTGAAAGTTTTATCCTTTTTTAATGACTCAAAGTCTCTTGATGATGTAATGAAAACTATCCGGCAGCAATTGCCTTCTTAGCTAAGGCTACCGCTTGAGACAATTGTTCTTCTCTTGATATAAAAGAATTATCAATCAAGACAGCATCGTCTGCTTTTTTTAATGGACTAATTTTTCTGGTAGAATCAATCAAGTCTCTCTGTTCTAAGTTTTCGAGTACTTCTTCAATTCCAATCTCTACGCCAGACTTATGAAGTTCCAGTAATCGCCTTTCGGCTCTAACATTGACATTTGCAGTAAGAAATATTTTTAATTCAGCATCAGGAATTACGACAGTCCCGATATCCCTACCATCCATTACAACACCTTTTTCCTTAGCCAGAGCTTGCTGAATCTGAACAAGCTTTACCCTTACTATTTTCTCTTTACTTATAATACTTACTGCATTTGAAACTTCAGGCCTTCTAATTTGAGTTTCAACCGAGATTCCATTTAATATTGTTTCAGCCTTTCCGTTTTTATCAACATTATAGCTTAAGTCTATCTTACTAATCTCCGCTTCTAACTTATCTACGTCTAGATCCCAATCTTGAACAATCTCGTTTTGAATACAAAAAAGAGCTACTGCTCTATACATAGCACCGGTATCAACATGAAAGTAACCAAA is a window encoding:
- a CDS encoding (d)CMP kinase, yielding MRKISISIDGHSSCGKSTLAKQLANEFGYFHVDTGAMYRAVALFCIQNEIVQDWDLDVDKLEAEISKIDLSYNVDKNGKAETILNGISVETQIRRPEVSNAVSIISKEKIVRVKLVQIQQALAKEKGVVMDGRDIGTVVIPDAELKIFLTANVNVRAERRLLELHKSGVEIGIEEVLENLEQRDLIDSTRKISPLKKADDAVLIDNSFISREEQLSQAVALAKKAIAAG